A single genomic interval of Spinacia oleracea cultivar Varoflay chromosome 6, BTI_SOV_V1, whole genome shotgun sequence harbors:
- the LOC130464045 gene encoding uncharacterized protein, with amino-acid sequence MPPPKNLLHFMPLPGQKLKSVVVAEPPPVDQPLIEEDIIPSPLKPSAALGIEIQDITEVMEAIEADFVPGSDVPEVAGEKKESADLPFEREKSPDKEMIDLSGPEAAVPEVQKEVPSAGEEEQPEQGLTRKRRHSTLGSTSTSALDRLIHADPCSDVPLKRIPEEVREAMARYARAPILGEDPLAHVGSLVGPEAARENLLRANPQWRVPGAEERNPAMMAQYYLNEAVFWSSFASECSSVEEKQLRKYREAYARDIPILDQKAGQLLSELTELKQLYLHYSREARESAEKIGTEVGQLIFRVEEDAEKIASFAEEKKDMAAKFASELEEKDRLFQEMKSKFEAADKEHKEAELRLHHFVQHRELIQQQADKVPVLRLKLREKDDYIRKLEQERVNLYTADQCREQYWNGILGARRMFAKHMPHFPWNEKVPLWMQAEDHLVECQADRDEAEAERQAALAEARAQKATSEGDTTAGGSSKDAPLGAAPETPKS; translated from the exons atgcctcctcctaagaatcttcttcacttcatgcccttgccagggcagaagttaaagagtgtggtggttgctgaaccgccgcccgtggatcagccgctgatcgaggaagatatcatccCTTCTCCCCTTAAACCATCTGCTGCTTTGGGGATCgaaatccaggatatcaccgaggtgatggaggcgattgaagccgattttgttcctggttcggatgtccctgaggtagctggggagaagaaggagtctgctgatcttcccttcgagagggagaagagtccagacaaggagatgatagatctctcgggccccgaagctgcggtccccgaggttcagaaggaggttccctctgctggagaggaggagcagcccgagcaaggtttgacgaggaagaggcgccactcaactttgggttctacttctacctcggccctggataggctgatccatgctgatccctgttcggatgttccgctaaaacggatccccgaagaagtaagggaggcgatggctcgatatgccagggctccgattttgggagaggaccccttggctcacgtgggatccttggtgggccccgaggctgctcgggagaatctgcttcgtgctaacccgcagtggagggttcctggtgccgaagagaggaatccggctatgatggcccagtactatctgaacgag gctgttttctggtcttcgttcgcttccgagtgtagctcggttgaggagaaacaactgaggaaatatcgtgaggcttatgctcgtgatattcccattttggaccagaaggctgggcaactcctctccgagcttacggaactcaagcagctgtaccttcactatagtcgcgaggctagagagtctgctgagaagatcgggaccgaggttggccagctcatcttccgagttgaagaggatgctgagaagatcgcttcctttgctgaggaaaagaaggatatggccgctaagttcgctagcgaacttgaGGAAAAAGATAGACTCTTCCAGGAGATGAAGTCTAAATTTGAAGCGGCCGACAAGGAGCATAAAGAGGCGGAGTTAAGGCTCCACCATTTTGTCCAGCATCGGGAGCTGATCCAGCAGCAAGCTGATAAGGTGCCTGTCCTTCGACTGAagcttcgggaaaaggatgactATATTCGGAAGCTGGAGCAGGAGCGAGTcaacctctacactgctgatcagtgtagagagcagtactggaacggcatcctgggtgctcggcgcatgtttgcgaagcacatgcctcacttcccttggaacgagaaagttcctctatggatgcaggccgaggaccacttggtggaatgccaagctgatcgagatgaagctgaagctgaacgccaagctgctcttgcagaggctcgggcccagaaggcaacttccgaaggtgataccactgctgggggttcttcgaaggatgctcccctaggggccgctcctgagactcccaagagttag